A DNA window from Setaria viridis chromosome 2, Setaria_viridis_v4.0, whole genome shotgun sequence contains the following coding sequences:
- the LOC117843401 gene encoding auxin-responsive protein SAUR36-like: protein MVSAKRIAQLAKKWQRMAALGRKRLTWGAAAKEADECCTSVASKGHCAVYTSDGARFEVPLACLGTAVFAELLRMSREEFGFGSEDGRITLPCDAKVMEYAMCLLRRGASAEVEKAFLSTMAMSCHYANHVAPYVTACC, encoded by the coding sequence ATGGTCAGCGCCAAGAGGATCGCTCAGCTGGCCAAGAAGTGGCAGAGGATGGCAGCACTTGGAAGGAAGCGCCTCACCTGGGGCGCCGCAGCAAAGGAAGCCGATGAGTGCTGCACCTCTGTGGCGAGCAAGGGCCACTGCGCGGTGTACACCTCTGACGGGGCTCGGTTTGAGGTGCCATTGGCGTGCCTCGGAACAGCAGTCTTCGCGGAGCTCCTGCGGATGTCAAGGGAGGAGTTTGGCTTTGGGAGCGAAGATGGCAGGATCACGTTGCCCTGCGATGCCAAGGTCATGGAGTACGCCATGTGCTTGCTCAGGAGGGGCGCCTCTGCGGAGGTGGAGAAGGCGTTCTTGAGCACCATGGCGATGTCGTGCCACTATGCAAATCATGTAGCGCCCTATGTGACAGCTTGCTGTTAA
- the LOC117843397 gene encoding auxin-responsive protein SAUR36, protein MVSAKRLVQMAKKWQRMAALARKRLTSTPRKEDEGSWGASTSSVAGKGHCVVYSSDGRRFEVPLAYLGTAVFGELLSMAQEEFGFAGDDGRISLPCDAAVMEYVMCLLRREASEEVLRVFLSSIVRPCHHTVSGVAPSMGIMHQPAVCV, encoded by the coding sequence ATGGTCAGTGCCAAGAGACTCGTTCAGATGGCAAAGAAGTGGCAGAGAATGGCTGCTCTGGCGAGGAAGCGGCTCACGTCGACGCCACGGAAAGAAGACGAAGGCTCGTGGGGCGCATCGACGTCGTCGGTGGCTGGCAAGGGCCACTGCGTCGTGTACTCCTCCGACGGGAGGCGGTTCGAGGTCCCGCTGGCGTACCTCGGCACGGCGGTCTTCGGCGAGCTCCTGAGCATGGCGCAGGAGGAGTTCGGGTTCGCCGGCGACGATGGCAGGATCTCGCTGCCCTGTGACGCTGCGGTGATGGAGTACGTCATGTGTTTGCTTAGAAGAGAGGCCTCTGAAGAGGTTCTGAGGGTGTTCTTGAGCTCCATCGTCAGGCCTTGCCACCACACTGTCAGCGGCGTGGCGCCATCGATGGGGATCATGCACCAACCAGCTGTTTGTGTATAG